A genome region from Triticum aestivum cultivar Chinese Spring chromosome 2B, IWGSC CS RefSeq v2.1, whole genome shotgun sequence includes the following:
- the LOC123045767 gene encoding DNA-binding protein MNB1B gives MTACKQSASTGAAATYEADRKSAAKSDGAEERKPSTKCRKGKKAKGKLAVKSNGAEKPKTHDLSDVTRGLAVMSIATEKPLDEQLAQFALFTYQNDFWMDNFKGVYDKPSVDAIKRKATENWKSFSDSDKAPYVAIARVYKILIAEANEFKKTLKLTLAMTEKMMNLKM, from the exons ATGACTGCCTGCAAGCAGAGCGCATCCACGGGCGCCGCCGCCACGTACGAGGCCGACAGAAA GTCGGCAGCAAAGAGCGATGGAGCGGAGGAGCGGAAGCCCTCGACCAAGTGCAGGAAGGGGAAGAAGGCCAAGGGCAA GTTGGCGGTGAAGAGCAATGGTGCGGAGAAGCCCAAGACCCATGACCTTTCCGATGTTACACGCGGGTTGGCGGTGATGAGCATTGCAACGGAGAAGCCATTGGATGAACAGCTCGCCCAGTTCGCCCTGTTCACCTACCA GAACGACTTCTGGATGGACAACTTCAAAGGCGTCTATGACAAGCCGTCCGTAGATGCT attaaaaGGAAAGCTACTGAAAACTGGAAATCCTTTAGCGATTCG GACAAAGCCCCTTATGTGGCCATTGCACGTGTTTACAAAATACTCATTGCCGAGGCAAATGAGTTCAAGAAG ACACTGAAGTTGACGCTTGCGATGACGGAGAAGATgatgaatctgaaaatgtga